A region of the Carya illinoinensis cultivar Pawnee chromosome 16, C.illinoinensisPawnee_v1, whole genome shotgun sequence genome:
CCAGTTGGACTGCATGCAAAAATCTTTATTTGAGTGTCTCCTCGACTTAGTCAATGAATATGAGTCTAATTTATctatccatttttttattttatttttcacttctcTCTTGTTTCTGAATTACCAATTCAGAAGCAAGCTCGGTGGCAtacaattttcaactttcaatatTGATAACGGAGACTGAAAAATAGCGGTAGATTGATGGAAGTACTTAATTACGAGCTTTTTTAATCCTCAAAAATGGGTATTAcctgaaaggaaaatgatagacatacaatcatttttacagTATTTTATAcaactatgttttaaattatgagtatttttgtaaaattacttataaaaataaaatcattttacataaatactctcattttaaaatatgatagtAAAAAAGGTCGTAAAAATGGTTacgtatgtaacattactcattgcAAAAACTGAAAACTGTGACCTcgatttctaaaaataaatatctttggCCCCTCCCACCATAATACAACAGATCGATAAATGTATTAAGAAAAATTGAACCAAGGTAGTTGCGATTAGACATGACATGCAAGTTgcattcatgatatatatagcCATTGGAGTTTGACATAATTCTATCATTCCATTCGAATGTCCTTGGATATACTCTTGATCTGAAAGGATCAGTAGTTTAAATAATTCGACTTTGATCATTTACATTCTTAGAAGAGGCTCGAACTAATTACCATGCATGCTCCCTAGAAGAAGACTGTCTCCACAAACTTGGGTGTGGAGATCATAAATCAAGGAATTGCAGCTGATCGAAGCTTATTGTTGAAGTCATGCCATCCTGTCCAACAAAACCATACCAGTTAATTGCATTAGATCGTGATCAAGTTGCTCTCAGTTAGTTTTCTTTATTATGGAGGaaagaattattaaaataatgtcCAAGTTGATGATAGTATTATCATTTTTGTATATACTAACTTCTTTGATCCATTGCAATAAAAACTAAAGAATTATAATTCGCAGACAACTAGTGATTACTTCAAACCCATAAAAGTTGCATGAACAAAACTCAGTTGTGATTGCCCATATTAGAAACTGACAAGCTGACATGTCTTTAAATGATAAGATAGATCTACTTTAGAATCTAATAGACCATATCAAGTCACATGATTTgtttgtgggtttacttttgtgaaatCATTTTATGGCTAAAACATTTCTGATATTGGTAGGCTTAAAATCATGAATCAGCTGCTGCATTCATATatcttttttatcttcttctttttcactccGTTTTAAAGATTCAGACATGATAACCAGAAGTACATGAATATAAAGACAATAAACGGGATTAAGATCAGTAATGATGAGAAAGAATTGATTACCCATAAAAGGACCTTCGCCAAAGAGTGCAGAGAAGTAATGCTGAGGGGGTATAAAAGGTGGAAATTTGGGCAGCTCATACAATTTGTATAAGATCGGCGGGGGAGACCGCGGCAACTCAAGAAGATAAagcatttgaaaaacataaaaatgtcTTTCCTCGGAGGCATCAGGGGTGTGACAATGAAACAGCTCCTTGTCGACATGATACGAGTACAAATTTTTTTCCAGAGAAAGGTAAAGTATTTTGTTGTCCATTCTATCCGTTGCCATCAGCGGCCAAAACTTGTTTGTGAGATGTGCCGGGATTTTGTTCATCCTGATCTGATACCCAGGAATCCACCTGCAGCTATGGTGATTCTCAAGAGTCCACAAAGATACGATCCTATCAAACACACCTGCGAATCTGAATTGAATGAAGATTAGACGTTCTCTTGATTTTCCCAGGTACACACCTCCAGGagttttccttttgttgaataTATATTCATCTACAGGACCTTCCATTACAGAAAAGCTAGCTCCTTTTACATCGTAGGCAAGAACGATTGACCAAAACGAAACCCAGTGAAGCTTTCCATTGAGAAACGTAGAAGGACCATATAACCTGAAATATTCGCTCTCCTTTTCTGGGTCGAGCTGGTTTGGCAAAGCTAATTCATGATCTTTGACATTCCACCGTCGAGTATAAGACGAGTAGGAGATTACTCGTAAAATGTTTCTGCGCATCCTAAAGATTTCCATTACAATCAGATGGGGTGGGCTTGATGAATGATCAAAGGCGAATCCCATGGCTTCGCCGGTCGGTCCAAATCTTATCGAAGGGACCCTGAGTACTCCGTAAGTCTGTACGGGAATTGGAAAGTATTGATCCGTGACAGGGTTTCGCAAAAAGAAGAAGCTTTTGAGCTTTTCTGCTTTTGGCTTGAAAGGGTCACTGTCGGTGGAGTGGTAGAGTATCAAGCCATTGGAGGAATCAATAATGGAGTTATAACGTCGAGGAAAGTTGTGAAACTCCACGACGACCGAGCTAGCGCCGCCATCGTCAGAGAGTGATGGTAGCTTTATTGGATGGGTTGTACGCTGCACTTCCGAGTAGAAGGAATACAAGGAGGGGAGGTTCTTGGTGTCGTAGTCTCGAATGAAAGAATCTGAAGATATGACTTCAAGCCATCGTTTCGAGACAGCCTTAAACTGTGTAAACGATTTTCGAGGCAGTCGAAGAAAGATTTCTCTGAGTATATCTTCACAATCTATTGGCCGTGTCACTTCGTTTTCGTTGTCATCTGCCTTTGTTTCCATCCGCTGCTTCTTGGGGCAGCCGAGACTAGGACAAAGGCCAGCCATGATCAAGAACCGATGTAAGGTTTCAGCTTTGATTTTATCTTTCCTATCTATTTACAGTGAGGATATATACTTCGACTTTTTTGCCTGCCATTGATGTTCAGCAGAGATTGAGAGGTTTTATTGTAAGAAAAGAGTTCTGCAGAACCAGGATTGTTGAAGAATATTAACGCCCGCTTGGttacatagatgagatgagataagatgttttaaatagtaataaataaaatattgttataatataatttttgaatattaattttgtattggaatttgaaaaaataagattatttattatattttgtattgaaatttgaaaaaggtgttgagatgagttgagatgagatgagatgagatgagatttttagttttggttaaccaaacaaGACCTAAGAGGTTTACAGAGATCAGAAGAGATCTGCAGAAGTAGGTCGATGATCTTGTTATTATTGCTGATCAGTTCTAAGTGATCAGGCTACAGAAGAGGTGTTATTGCATTAAAAGACTAGTTCTCTAACTAGTTCTCTAGTTAAAGGATTCATGTACTTTCCATAGAAAATTGTTCATAATAATTCAGATACGTACGGGATCAGAAATGATTTTCCCTCGTCGATTAAATCCCTTATAACATGCAATTTGTATGCgggaaagataaattttaaagagATATATGGTGTATGTGTTCTTCTACATCAACTTCAAAATCGAATAATTCTAAATTTTATGAGTTCATCTCTTTGTTAAGTTGGGTGTGTAAAAGCGCACCTTCAATGCCATTGACATGACAAGTCATGATCATCCgagatttcaattttaaattttcttataaattaaattttgtcaCGTCAATAACATAAAATGTGTTTTACATATCGCttacaattaatatttttcagataataatatttaaactagaatattttttaaatttaagctacgtttgaatgttgagattaGTTAAATCgagttataaataataatattttgtagatTCTATTGAGATGTGTTTAACTTATAGGTTAAaatgtattaaataaattgatatgaatttaatttttttataaaaaaattaaaaaaataatgtatcacatcaataattaatttaataaaaattttttcaacaactaaacacaaccttaaaagtTGCAAcagtttattatatgttaattttaattttttttcttaataaattctCTCAAGTTTCTTTATCCAATCCAATGAAAAGGACCATTCAATATCTAGCCATTAAAAAAGGGCTCTTCGGTTCTGATCAATCCAGTGCATAAAATTAGGACTTTTTCACTTCTATAGCCTGtcgaataaaaattaaacaaattatatattttatcgaataaaaattaaataatatatggaATTAAGGtttatacatttttaaataaattgaatatatCTAATTTCAGAATAGGTAATTTTCATGAGTTTTGCATTCTAGTTTTGTTGTGAGTGATCTGAACTTGCTAGACACAACTCTTCCGCCAAAAGACATGTCTCTTAGATACATTATTTCAgtattgagaaatattttagtcacaaaaatatctcataaaaatatagatataatatttcagtattgagaaatattttagtcacaaaaagatctcataaaaataaatccataaattaacataatttaatataatatgttagattgtaaaactacttttaatataaagtaaatttaacatattttataaaattatgtcaatttataaatttacttttataggaTCTCTTTATGACTATAACACTTCTCTTCAGTATTTTAATTGGtgtctaacatttttttttataagtaaaataaattatattatcaaaagaaggCAATAGCCTGATACAAGATTAGAGACCACATCTAGGTATGAACAATGGATATAAGGAACTCATGTAGCCCCAAACCATTGAAATCAACCGCTAAGGTCcatgtacaaagagttctaaagaaaAAACTTTCAATTCCTTCaacgatctctctttgtcctcgaacGTCCTGTCATTGCGCTCTCCCCAtatacaccacatgatgcatatagggatcatcttccatactGCTTTTATCTGTTGATTTCCTCTCAAATTTTTCCAACTGGCCAATACCCCGACCACCGTCTCCGACATAGCCCAAGCCAAATCCATTCTACCAAGTACCTCATTCCATAGCCTACTCGCTATCTCACAGTGTATTAAGAGATGGTTCACCGATTCACCTCCCTTTCTACACATGCAGCACCAATCTGTGATGATCACCCTgcgcttcctcaaattatcagttgtgagaatcttacccaatgctacagtccacacaaaaaaaactactttaggtggcgccttatgtctccataTCTTTCGCCATGGGAACTGAATAGGTATCTCTTGAGAAATAGACTTATAAAAAGAGCACACCGAAAAAATACCTTTAGCTGTAGGTATCCACCATAAACTATCCTGTGAATTATCCGGCTTAGTAGCATACAAAAGGCTATAAAAGGCTTCAATACTGCTcaactcccaatcttgtgccgcccTACTGAATATGATATTCCATTGAATTTGTTCCCCTGATCTTTCCAGTACATCTGCTACTGAGGCATCAATATCTCTTGCAACTCTGAATAGCGAAGGAAAAGATTCCTTTAGTGCCACATTATCACACCAAGTGTCGTACCAAAACTTGATACGGGTTCCTCCTCCCAAACGGATTCGAGTATAACGAATGAAGACCTCCCActcttttcttatatgtggccacaaacccactccatgcgctcctctcacttcttttgtaCACCACCCCCCCATAGGCCCCCATATTTGCTCTCTATAACCGTCTTCCACAAGGCTTCAGGTTCCTTgtgatatctccacaaccatttgcCTAGTAACGCCCGATTGAAAGTTCTCATATCTCTAATGCCCAAACCCCCATTCGAGATAGTGCTACATACTTTGTCCCACCTAACAAGGTGAAATTTTTGTTCCGCACCCATTTCACCCCACAAGAAATCCCTTTGAAGTTTCTCCAACCGAAATGCAATATTTGCTGGAATAGGaaacaatgacaaaaaataggtgggtaggttagaaagagtactcttaaTTAATGTAATCCGCCCaccttttgacaaatataatCTCTTCCATCCAGCTAGCCTACGTTCCACTTTCTCAATAACTGGGTCCCATAAAGAAACCGCTCTCGAGGTCGCCCCCAATGGAAGTCCCAGATAAGTCATGGGTAAAGATGTAGTCGTGCATCCCAAAATGCTAGCCAACTGTCTAATATGCCGAACACTtccaataggcaccatctcaGATTTTTCCAAATTAACGTTCAATCCGGAAGTTActtcaaaacaaaggagaagGGCCTTCAAAATTCGAATCTGGTTAGGGACTGTTtcacaaaagaaaagagtatcatctgcaaaaaaaagGTGTGATACATTAACAAGTCCTCTATTCTGAACTCCAATCTTAAATCCAGTGAGCAACCCATTCATAACCAAGGCTGATGACATTCGGCTCAGTGCCTCCATCACAATCACAAAGAGTAAAGGGGATAACAGATTGCCTTGCCTTAAGCCTCGTGTgctacaaaagaaaccagttGGGCTTCCGTTTATCAAGACGGAGAATTTTACCGTTGATATACACCACCTAATCCATGAACACCATTTCTCTCCGAACCCGCATTTCCCCAAAAGATCAAGAAGGAACTCccagttgacatgatcatacgccttctccatatctagcTTGCATATAATCCCTGCCTCACGAGATTTCAACCGACTGTCTAGGCATTCATTCGCAATAAGAACCGCATCTAGGATTTGTCTATCCTTAACAAATGCATTCTGAGGTTTCGAAATAAGCTTCCCCACTACCTTACTCAGATGATTCGCTAGCACCTTGGAAATTATCTTATAAACCCCATTTACTAAGCTAATAGGTTGAAACTCCTTTATCTCCTCGGCTCCCACCTTCTTTGGAATTAATACGAGAAAAGTAGCattaaggcttttttcaaactttccggCTGAGTAGAACTCCTGGAACACCTTCAATAGGTCATCTTCTATTACAGCCCAGcaagtttgaaagaaacccatagtGAAACCGTCAGGGCCCAGCGCCTTGTCTTTAACCATTTTCCTCACAACTTCAAAAACCTCCAActcctcaaaaggcctctccagTCGATCTACATCAATAAGTTCAATGGAATCAAAACCCAGCCTTTCCAGTTTCGGCTGCCAAACCACCTGTTCAGAAAGTAATTGTTCAAAAAAGTCAACTACATGGTGGTTTCTCACAGACTCATCCCGACACTCCACTCCTTCtattttcagcatctcaatgttgttatatCTTCTATGTGAGTTAGCTATTCTGTGAAAGAACTTGGTGCTTCGgtctccttccttcaaccataatGCTCTTGACTTTTGTCACCATGATGTTTCTTCTAGGACTACTACTCTTTCCAGATCTGCTTCCA
Encoded here:
- the LOC122299445 gene encoding uncharacterized protein LOC122299445, with amino-acid sequence MAGLCPSLGCPKKQRMETKADDNENEVTRPIDCEDILREIFLRLPRKSFTQFKAVSKRWLEVISSDSFIRDYDTKNLPSLYSFYSEVQRTTHPIKLPSLSDDGGASSVVVEFHNFPRRYNSIIDSSNGLILYHSTDSDPFKPKAEKLKSFFFLRNPVTDQYFPIPVQTYGVLRVPSIRFGPTGEAMGFAFDHSSSPPHLIVMEIFRMRRNILRVISYSSYTRRWNVKDHELALPNQLDPEKESEYFRLYGPSTFLNGKLHWVSFWSIVLAYDVKGASFSVMEGPVDEYIFNKRKTPGGVYLGKSRERLIFIQFRFAGVFDRIVSLWTLENHHSCRWIPGYQIRMNKIPAHLTNKFWPLMATDRMDNKILYLSLEKNLYSYHVDKELFHCHTPDASEERHFYVFQMLYLLELPRSPPPILYKLYELPKFPPFIPPQHYFSALFGEGPFMGWHDFNNKLRSAAIP